One part of the Desulfonema ishimotonii genome encodes these proteins:
- the gspN gene encoding type II secretion system protein GspN, with product MNIRRKWLLYAIYTILISGFFFYYLFPADDIKQYIVSGFQNARPDYTLKIGTLAPSLPPGLTLWPVSVEKDGRLLIRTDRVRVTPKLLSLSGETPSTGFRARAYGGTIEGQATVALPGKKGEYPPQITVDAKLSEINLQTVDAIRTLSPHRIGGRLGGHILYRGDGPSGVAEAELTLAGGEVTSEILKLAGLDALTFKTVESQLVLHNNRDLQIKSMTLKGNQVSGELSGTITFREPVEKSRLSLKGTLRPHPELFAKLGGMASLFLKNRKGSEFPFLLSGTLGEPQFSLQ from the coding sequence ATGAATATCAGGCGAAAATGGCTCTTATACGCCATATACACAATTCTTATATCGGGATTTTTTTTCTATTATCTGTTTCCGGCAGATGACATAAAACAGTATATTGTGTCCGGTTTCCAAAACGCACGCCCGGATTACACCCTGAAAATCGGCACCCTGGCCCCATCGCTGCCCCCCGGCCTGACCCTGTGGCCCGTGAGCGTCGAAAAAGACGGCAGACTGCTGATCCGCACCGACCGGGTCCGGGTGACGCCGAAGCTCCTGTCACTTTCGGGAGAAACCCCTTCAACCGGGTTCAGGGCCAGGGCTTACGGCGGAACGATTGAGGGTCAGGCCACAGTTGCCCTCCCGGGAAAAAAGGGAGAGTACCCTCCGCAGATCACCGTTGACGCCAAGCTGTCAGAGATAAACCTGCAAACGGTGGACGCCATCCGCACCCTTTCACCACACCGGATCGGCGGACGCCTCGGCGGACATATTCTGTACCGGGGGGACGGGCCATCCGGCGTTGCGGAAGCGGAGCTGACCCTTGCCGGGGGCGAGGTGACATCGGAGATACTGAAACTGGCAGGCCTGGATGCGCTGACCTTTAAGACCGTTGAGTCGCAGCTGGTGCTTCACAACAACCGGGATCTGCAAATAAAGTCCATGACCCTGAAGGGGAATCAGGTGAGCGGGGAGCTGTCGGGCACCATTACCTTCAGAGAGCCGGTGGAAAAAAGCCGCCTCAGCCTGAAAGGCACCCTCAGACCGCACCCCGAACTCTTTGCCAAACTGGGCGGCATGGCCAGCCTGTTTCTGAAAAACAGAAAGGGGAGTGAATTTCCCTTTCTGCTCAGCGGCACGCTGGGCGAGCCCCAATTTTCCTTACAATAA
- the gspD gene encoding type II secretion system secretin GspD, whose translation MKSRSRITICICTLALLMMALNPFAAAQNNGRAERYVSIDFNDVDISVFIKFISELTQKNFIIDRKVKGKVTIISPSKISVEEAYKVFESVLEVHGFTTVQAGEVTKIVSSSEARTKNIDTLMREEARSPEDKVVTQLIPLRFADANEIKRLFAPLVSKSSVILAYQPTNMIMITDIYSNIRRLMRIIKTIDVTGVGQEISVLPLENADATKMVRLLTTVFQARKTAKKGTASNLSVSKFVADERTNSVVLLASENETMKIKRLIKRLDKELPRGKESIHVYYLEHATAEDLAQTLQSLSTKQSSSAKTGKKQTPIVSDAVKITADKATNSLIIMAEKDEYQIIEDIIKKLDIPRAMVYIEALIMEVDVTRGFGIGTEWTVGGKTSYGSDKDAWVGGGWGGGGDTPYSNLAGVAAGALPGGFSLGVFGESIEIGGVEFQNVGAIAQAYKDDSSTHILSTPQLLTTDNEEAYINVGKNVPYQTKTGTTSTSETYNTYEYKDVGITLKVTPQISKDRLIRLTLEQTSTKLDTAAASSTDERPTTFKREVNTTVVVQDASTIVIGGLIDDTFSESENKIPCLGDIPGLGWAFKSLNRGREKTNLFIFLTPHVVKSSEEAKAILEQKKEQADYIGDEEGIKLYYDRDRGAAEWYPTLPDLFESD comes from the coding sequence ATGAAATCACGGTCGAGAATTACCATCTGTATCTGTACACTGGCCCTCTTGATGATGGCACTCAATCCGTTTGCGGCAGCTCAGAACAACGGGAGGGCGGAACGGTACGTGTCCATAGACTTCAACGACGTGGACATCAGCGTCTTCATCAAATTTATCAGTGAGCTGACCCAGAAAAACTTCATCATCGACCGCAAGGTCAAGGGAAAGGTCACCATTATCTCCCCCTCCAAGATCTCCGTGGAAGAGGCGTACAAGGTTTTTGAATCTGTGCTGGAGGTTCATGGGTTTACGACCGTTCAGGCCGGAGAGGTCACCAAGATCGTTTCATCATCGGAAGCCCGGACCAAAAACATTGACACCCTGATGCGCGAAGAGGCCCGCTCTCCCGAGGACAAAGTGGTGACCCAGCTGATACCGCTGCGGTTTGCAGACGCCAACGAAATCAAGCGGCTCTTTGCGCCGCTGGTCTCGAAAAGCAGCGTTATTCTGGCCTATCAGCCCACCAATATGATCATGATCACCGATATCTATTCAAATATCAGACGGCTGATGCGGATTATCAAAACCATCGACGTCACCGGTGTCGGTCAGGAGATTTCCGTACTTCCCCTTGAGAATGCGGATGCCACCAAGATGGTCCGCCTGCTGACCACGGTGTTTCAGGCCCGGAAAACCGCCAAAAAAGGGACGGCATCAAACCTCTCCGTATCCAAATTCGTGGCCGACGAGCGCACCAACTCCGTGGTGCTGCTTGCCAGCGAAAATGAAACAATGAAGATCAAACGGCTGATCAAACGGCTGGACAAAGAGCTGCCCCGGGGCAAAGAATCGATTCACGTCTATTACCTGGAACATGCGACCGCAGAGGATCTGGCCCAGACCCTCCAGTCCCTGTCCACCAAACAGAGTTCATCGGCTAAAACCGGAAAAAAACAGACGCCCATCGTCTCGGATGCCGTCAAGATTACGGCAGATAAGGCCACCAACAGCCTGATCATCATGGCGGAAAAAGACGAATACCAGATCATTGAGGATATTATAAAGAAGCTCGACATCCCCAGGGCCATGGTCTATATTGAGGCCCTGATCATGGAGGTCGATGTCACCAGGGGCTTCGGCATCGGCACAGAGTGGACCGTCGGCGGGAAAACCAGCTACGGCAGCGATAAGGACGCATGGGTCGGCGGCGGCTGGGGCGGCGGCGGCGATACGCCATACTCCAACCTGGCAGGCGTCGCAGCAGGCGCATTACCCGGCGGGTTCTCCCTGGGCGTTTTCGGAGAAAGCATTGAAATCGGCGGCGTGGAATTCCAAAATGTCGGGGCCATCGCCCAGGCCTACAAAGATGACTCCAGCACCCACATCCTGTCCACCCCCCAGTTGCTGACCACCGACAATGAGGAGGCCTATATCAACGTGGGAAAAAATGTCCCCTATCAGACCAAAACCGGAACCACTTCGACCTCTGAAACCTATAACACCTATGAATACAAGGATGTGGGCATTACCCTGAAGGTCACGCCTCAGATCAGCAAGGACCGCCTGATCCGCCTGACCCTGGAACAGACCTCCACCAAACTCGATACCGCCGCCGCCTCAAGCACGGATGAACGGCCAACGACCTTCAAACGCGAGGTCAACACCACGGTTGTGGTTCAGGATGCCAGCACCATTGTCATCGGCGGGCTGATTGATGACACCTTTTCCGAAAGCGAGAATAAAATTCCGTGCCTCGGCGACATTCCGGGGCTGGGGTGGGCCTTCAAGTCCCTGAACCGGGGACGGGAGAAGACCAACCTCTTCATCTTCCTCACCCCCCATGTGGTGAAAAGTTCCGAAGAAGCCAAGGCGATTCTTGAACAGAAGAAAGAGCAGGCAGACTACATCGGTGATGAAGAGGGCATCAAGCTCTATTACGACAGGGACCGGGGCGCTGCCGAATGGTATCCCACGCTGCCGGACCTCTTTGAATCCGATTAA
- the gspC gene encoding type II secretion system protein GspC — MFMKKHYSSLINLCFITLLAYLGTQAFYKTLAAQMDVYPLPVSPPRQGPALAQETRRPLSDYSTVEKRNLFDTPAQAGAVPPPTLPEPDTNTTEDLQLTALKIRLWGTVTGDPSRACAVIEDSKKRKQNLYRQGDTIQGATIKKILREEVILNVNGKDEKLTMAKADSKSGGRPSPGSPFPGKRRSSDAKKIDLKRAEIDAAMKDVNQLMKQARIRPHFKNGKADGLTLSRVKRNSLFTKLGLKSGDIITGVDGQDIKSVDDALKFYNNLKSSSNVKVQIRRRGSLQDIEYEIE; from the coding sequence ATGTTTATGAAAAAACACTATTCAAGCCTGATCAATCTCTGTTTTATCACCCTGCTCGCCTATCTGGGCACCCAGGCATTTTACAAAACCCTGGCCGCGCAGATGGACGTTTACCCGCTCCCGGTCAGCCCCCCCCGGCAGGGGCCTGCCCTGGCACAGGAGACCCGTCGCCCGCTCTCCGATTACAGTACCGTGGAAAAGCGCAACCTCTTTGACACGCCTGCTCAGGCGGGCGCGGTCCCGCCGCCAACCCTGCCGGAACCGGATACCAATACGACGGAAGATCTGCAACTGACCGCGCTGAAAATCAGACTCTGGGGAACGGTCACCGGCGATCCGAGCCGGGCCTGCGCCGTTATCGAGGACAGCAAAAAGAGAAAACAGAATCTCTACCGGCAGGGGGACACCATTCAGGGGGCGACGATCAAAAAAATTCTCCGGGAAGAGGTGATCCTGAATGTCAACGGCAAGGATGAAAAACTCACCATGGCCAAGGCGGACAGCAAATCCGGTGGCAGACCGTCTCCCGGCTCCCCCTTTCCCGGAAAGCGCAGGTCGTCCGATGCCAAAAAGATCGACCTGAAGCGCGCAGAGATTGACGCGGCCATGAAAGACGTCAACCAGCTGATGAAACAGGCCCGGATACGTCCGCACTTCAAAAACGGCAAAGCAGACGGGCTGACCCTCTCCCGGGTGAAACGCAACTCCCTTTTCACAAAGCTGGGGCTGAAAAGCGGCGATATTATCACCGGGGTGGACGGCCAGGATATAAAGTCGGTGGATGACGCGCTTAAATTTTACAACAACCTCAAATCCTCATCCAATGTAAAGGTTCAGATCCGGCGCAGAGGGTCACTTCAGGACATTGAGTACGAAATTGAATAA
- the pilM gene encoding pilus assembly protein PilM: MSRKILGIDIRHDAVSAVLLSSSMRDHQVEEFKHIPLARDATAPDRRAALADIRHHMGAEEAACVTSFPPDAVSYRNIEVPFRGEKRISKVLPFELESMVPFSVEDLVIDFHALTLSESEGSTPLLTASTEKPALIAYLDTLKSEGIDPESVKIGGYPAAALSVPDMDEGVFLDVGNSRSSVFIISAGQILFARTFSLTLASGEPGTARLCRNVLQTLMAFEENFSQDFSPAELRITGFGLRLLGDGHEREMADRLNLRVSRLDLVRSTPHVSIRNELRASWQPCDMDNALALALAESQGKNGLNFRKGEFSKQKKWANWRSSLIRIGIFSGILLTLLFLNAFISTWRLEKKLAVLDTRIRDVFHAALPDVRRVVDPVHQLQIAIEETRKKTLLEGDISDIRAIDLLRIMSEQISEKTDVRLTRLVITPGSITISGDTDTFNSVNEVQTQLGTASVLKKVTIVSTENDPKTKRIRFKLKVDLREKQNRNQVKTTP, from the coding sequence ATGAGCCGAAAAATTCTCGGAATCGATATCCGGCACGATGCCGTATCCGCCGTACTGCTCAGCAGCAGTATGCGCGATCACCAGGTTGAGGAATTTAAACATATTCCCCTGGCCAGAGACGCGACAGCCCCCGACCGGAGAGCCGCACTGGCCGATATCCGCCACCATATGGGGGCGGAAGAGGCCGCCTGTGTGACCTCCTTTCCACCGGATGCCGTCTCATACCGAAACATCGAAGTCCCCTTCAGAGGGGAGAAGCGGATCAGCAAAGTCCTGCCCTTTGAGCTGGAATCCATGGTCCCCTTTTCTGTGGAAGACCTGGTGATTGACTTTCACGCCCTGACCCTGTCCGAGTCAGAGGGGAGTACCCCCCTTCTGACCGCTTCGACAGAGAAACCGGCCCTGATCGCATATCTGGACACCCTGAAATCCGAGGGGATTGACCCGGAATCCGTAAAAATCGGGGGGTACCCGGCTGCGGCTCTTTCGGTGCCGGACATGGACGAAGGGGTTTTTCTGGATGTGGGCAACAGCCGGTCCTCCGTCTTCATCATCTCGGCCGGCCAGATCCTGTTCGCACGCACCTTTTCCCTCACCCTCGCATCCGGCGAACCGGGAACCGCCAGACTCTGCCGGAATGTCCTGCAAACCCTGATGGCCTTTGAGGAAAACTTTTCTCAGGATTTTTCTCCGGCAGAACTGCGGATCACCGGCTTCGGCCTCAGACTGCTGGGCGACGGGCATGAACGTGAAATGGCGGACCGGCTGAACCTGCGGGTCAGCCGCCTGGATCTGGTACGCAGCACCCCCCATGTCAGTATCCGAAACGAACTGCGCGCCTCATGGCAGCCCTGCGATATGGACAATGCCCTGGCCCTGGCCCTGGCCGAAAGCCAGGGAAAAAACGGCCTCAACTTCCGGAAGGGTGAATTTTCAAAACAGAAAAAATGGGCCAACTGGCGCAGCAGCCTGATTCGGATCGGCATCTTTTCGGGAATACTGCTGACCCTGCTTTTCCTGAACGCCTTTATCAGCACCTGGCGGCTGGAAAAAAAACTGGCCGTCCTGGACACCCGCATCCGCGACGTCTTTCATGCGGCACTGCCGGACGTCCGGCGCGTGGTGGATCCGGTACACCAGCTGCAGATCGCCATCGAAGAGACCCGGAAAAAGACCCTGCTGGAAGGCGACATCTCAGATATCCGGGCCATCGACCTGCTCAGAATCATGAGCGAACAGATCTCCGAAAAGACAGACGTCAGGCTGACCCGCCTGGTGATCACCCCGGGAAGCATCACCATTTCAGGCGATACCGATACCTTCAACTCGGTGAATGAGGTTCAGACCCAGCTCGGTACGGCCTCCGTTTTGAAAAAGGTCACCATTGTCTCGACCGAAAATGACCCGAAAACCAAGCGCATCCGCTTTAAGCTCAAGGTGGATCTGCGGGAAAAGCAAAACAGGAATCAGGTGAAGACGACCCCATGA